One Fusobacterium varium genomic window, AATTATTATATTCTCCCTTATATCCTTAGATTTATCCTCTTTTAAATTTCTTAAAATCTCTCTAAAAATATTCTCGATACTATCTCTAAAATTCATTATTGGAACTGCTCTAATTAAAATCTCATTATCTCCAAATTCATCTATCTCAAAACCAAATTTTGTAAAACTATCTATATTTTCAAAAACAAGCTCTCTCTCTCTAGGATCAACTAATACCCTTATGGGTACTAATAATTGTTGACTACTAACCTCTTTATTAGAGTATTCCTCTTTTAAATTTTCATAAAGTATTCTTTCATGAACTATATGTTGATCATAGATTTCTAATATTCCATCTCTTTCAACTAAAATGAAAGAATTAAATATTTGTCCCAATACTTTAAAATCTATCTTTTTATTTTTCTTCTGAAAATTATTATCTTTTTTTTCTAATTTTTCCTCTTTTATATCTTCTTTAATTAGTTTTTCTTCTTCAATATTTTCAATTATTTTTTCTTCTTTTTTCTCTTTTCCTAGCCAGTTAAAACTATTTTCACTATCATTTACTTCAAATTCTTCTATTTTTTTATTTTCAATAGGAGTTTTTTGGGGAATTTCGAGAGCTCTCGAAATATCTTCCTTTAATTTATTCTCCTCTTTTCTTTCAACTAGCTTATCATTTATCTCTTTTTTCTCATATTTTTCAACTTTTATATCTTCAAATTGCTTATTCTCTGCTTTTAATGGGACAAATTTTGAAAATTCAGTAAAATCTAAAAAATTATCCTCTTTTTTCTCTTCAAAAGTTGGAGATACAAATTTATCATCTCTATCAAAACTATTTTCTATCTCTTTCAATATTTTTTCATATATAAATTTCTCATCAGAAAATTTTACAATTTTTTTAGAAGGATGAACATTTACATCAACTTCTTGTGGATCTATCTCTAAAAATATTATTGCAAAGGGATATCTTCCTTTCATAAGTTTAGTATAGTATCCATCTATTACTGCATTCTCTATCAATTTAGATTTTACCATTCTACCATTTACAAAGGTAAAGATAGAGTCCTTTGTTGATCTATATAGAGAACCATTTCCTAAATATCCCATAGAAAATTTCTTACAATTTTTTAAAACATTATTTCCAAAAATCTCTACTACTGCATTGTCCAAACCATTTCCAGTAGTTTTTATACTTACCTTATCATCTAATATCAAAGTTATAGCCACATCTGCATTCCCTAAAGCCTCTTGTATAACGATATCCTTTATATTCATATATTCAGTTGTAGTTTTTCTTAAAAATTTTAATCTTGCAGGAGTATTGAAAAATAGATCTTTTATCTCTATTGTAGTTCCTCTATTTCTCTGTATCTCTTTAAGCCCTGTAATCTTTCCACCAGATACATTTACTGCTGATCCTATTGATGATTCTTCGTCTTTTGAAGAAAGTATCATCTTAGAAACTGCTGCTATTGATGATAAAGCCTCACCTCTAAAACCATATGTAAAAAGATTGTATAGATCCTCTTTCTTTCTAATCTTACTTGTAGCATGTCTTTCTACTGACATTAAGAGATCTTCTTGTGACATTCCCTTTCCATCATCACTTATTATTACATGCTTACCACCATTTTTTACATCTATCTTTATATTTTTACTACCAGCATCTAAAGAGTTTTCCAACAATTCTTTTATCATACTTGCAGGATTTTCAACTACTTCTCCAGCTGCTATCATATTTGAAACTGATTCATCTAATACCTTAATTAACCCCATTTTTCACCTCCTTAAAAAAACAACATACTGCTTTTCATTATCTAACATATTTCATATAATTTCAATAGCTTTTTTAATTTTTTTAAAATTAGTTGCCATTTTCTTTTTATTTTGCCATAATTATATTATGATATTTTACTAGAGTTTTAAGAGGTGCTTTATAATGAAAAAAATCTTTATCCTTCTATTTTTTATTTTAAATATAAATATTTTTAGTTATAACTATGACGATTATTCAATTTTTATCCAAGGAAAAAATGCCTATGAACAGAAAGATTATATTACAGCTCAAGAAAATTTTGAAACTTTGATGAGAAGTTTTGGTTACTCTCCTATTTTAAAAAACAACTATGCTTTTTACTTTATTGGAATGACATATTATAAGCTTGGAGATTATGAAAAAGCTGTTTACTATCTACAAAAAGCTGTATTTACTTATAATAGTTCTTTTTTAACTAAGGAATCAAAATTTGAAAAAAATAGTTATCTTGCTGAAAGAGATTACTCTTTAGGGGATGCTCTTTTTAAAATTGATAATTCTGAACTAGGTGAAACATATCTTAAAAGATTGGATTATAACTATTATTCACCAAAAGCAAGTTATTTTGAAAAGAAAGCCTTGCTTTTACTTATGGAGAAAAAAAATGGTTTTGAAGATTACTATAATTTAAAATTTAATGAAGATTTAAAAGCTGCTGATAAATTATCTGATGATAAACTTTTAAAAGTTACAGAATATTTTTATAGTCAAAAAAAATTTGATAGTGCTATTTATACAGGAAAGAAAATTCTTTCTTCAACTTCAAAAGATTCAGAAATAAAGGAAAAAGCTATTATAGAAATTTTTAAAAGTTATCTTCGAGAAAAAAACTATAAAGAGATTATAGATATAGCAAATAAATATGATAAAATTATTGATTCAAATATTCTATTTTTCTATAAAGGACTTGCTTACTATAATTTAAAAGATTTTTCAAGATGCCTTTATTCCTTTGAAAATATAAAAGATGGAAAATATTTTCCTACAGCTCTCTTATATATTAGTGGAATTTACTACTCTTTTGGAGATTATAACAAAGTTATTACAACAGTAAATAAAATCTCCACTAAAAATATTATAGCTGATATTTTATTAGCTGACTCTTATTTAAAACTAAAAAAAGAGAGAAAATTTGAAGAAACAGCTAGAAAAATTATAAATAACTACCCTAATTCATATGAAGGATTATTTTTTGCTTTTATTTTAGAAAATAAAAATATGGATTTAGCCTCTCACAATGCAACTTTTAAAATAGGTTTAATTATTGACAACTTTTTAAATTCTACTAAAGATAATAGTGATGAGGTGTTTGATAAAATTAACTATTTAGAATTAGATAAATTATGTAATATATCTAAAATGCAAAATGAAGAGTTATTAAAAATCGAACTTCAAAATAGTAGTTTTGTAAATAAATATTCTATTTCAAATGGTGTTGCTATTACTAACATTTTAGAAAAAGGTAAGTTTTATGATTTAGCATATAAGAACTCTTCTAATTATAGAAAGGAATTTTTTAAATATAGAGATCTTATAAAATACAACTATCCTCTATATTATAAAGATATTGTTGATAACTGCTCTACAAAATATGATATTCCTCAAGAGCTTATATACACAACTATGCTTTTAGGAAGTAACTTTGATAGAGAGGCTATCTCTGAAAACTCTAAAATTGGTTTAATGATGGTTCCTTTTAAACACACTGAAGAGATTGATGAACTTTTAAAACCTGAAGTTAATATTGAATTAGGGGCTAGAAAATTAAAGGAGCTTTTAAAAAAATATAATGGGGATAAATTAAAAACACTTATTCATTACAATTTTGGAGAGCGTGTAGTAAAAAATATAAAATTCGATTTTGATGGAGATATTAATCTTGATACCATTTCTAACCCTCAAGAAAAATATGAGGTTCAAAACTTGATTATAACATATATCTTCTATAAAAAATTATATAATTTTTAAGATTTAAAAAGGAGAAAAAATGCGTGACACTAGATGGATTTATAAAAATAGTTCCAATGATATATATAATAATTTTAATTTAGATAAAGATATTACTACCTTGCTTTACAATAGAGATATTATTAATGGGGAAGATATTAAAACTTTTTTATATGGTGGAGTTGAAGATATTACCTCTCCGTTCTTGCTAAAAGATATAGATAAAGCAGTTGAAAGATTAGAAATAGCTAAAGAAAAAGGAGAGCCTGTTTGGATCTATGGAGATTATGATGTAGATGGAATTACTTCTGTTTCCCTTTGCTATCTTGCTCTTAAAGAGCTTGGTTACAATGTAAAATATTATATTCCCCTTAGAGACGAGGGGTATGGACTAAATATTGAAGCTCTCGATCATATAAAAAGTGAAGGTGGAACTCTTGTTATCACTGTTGACTGTGGAATCTCATCTCATAAGGAGATTGCTCATGCTAATGATATTGGAATAGATATCATTGTTACAGATCATCATGAGATAAACAATGGAAATCCCCCTGCTTTTGCAGTAATTAACCCTAAAAGAGAGGATAATGAATATAAGTTCAAATATTTAGCTGGAGTAGGAACAGCTTTTTTCCTTATCTCTGCTCTTTTTGAAAAAAACAGTTTAAAAGATGAACTGTATAAATATCTTGATATTGTAGCTATTGGAACTGTTGCTGATATTGTTCCTCTGCTAAAAGAGAATAGAATCTTTGTAAAAGAAGGGCTTGAACATCTTAGAAGAAGTAAATGGCTTGGTATCAATATGCTTATAAAAAAAATATTTGAAGACTATGAAACTAGAAAATTTAATACCTATGATATAGGGTTTATAATTGCTCCTATATTCAATGCTGCTGGAAGGCTTGAAGATGCTAAAAGAGCTGTTGAGCTTTTTATCGAAAAAGATCATAGAGTATGTTCAACTATAATTAATGAACTTCTTAGTAAAAATAGTGAAAGAAAAGAGATTCAAGAGGATATTTTCCAAAAAGCTGTGGAAAAAATTGAAAATGAAAAACTTTATGAAAATGCTGTCCTTATAGTTGGTGAGGAAGGTTTTCATCATGGGGTAATTGGAATTGTAGCGTCTAAAATCCTAGATAGATATTATAAACCTACAATTATTATGGAGATAAAAAAAGATGAGGGAATTGCTACTGCCTCTTGTAGAAGTATTGAAGGATTTAATATTATAGAGGCTATTAATAATTTTTCAGATCTTCTTTTAAAATATGGGGGACATAGCGGAGCTGCTGGTTTCTCTATTAAGATTGAAAATATTCCTGAATTTTCAAAAAGATTAAATGAACATGCTGAAAAAACTATTTCAGACATAGCTTTTGTAAAGCCAATTAAGATTGATAAACCTTTAGCTTTCTATAAGATCTCATATGATTTTCTTGATAAGATATCTCTACTTGAACCTTTTGGTTTTGGAAACTCATCTCCTATCTTTTCTCTAAATAATTGTCAATTTGACAATCTGAGATTGATAGGGAAAGATAGAAAACATATTATGTTAAATATTATAAAAGATGGATATGAGTTTAAAAATTGTGTTTGGTTTAATAGTGATGATATCTTTGAAGAGTTAGTTTCTCTTACAAATATAGATATAGCCTTTAAATTGAAACTTGAAACTTTTAAAGATAAGTATCAATATAAAATTTTTATTGAAGATATAAAAGAGAGTATCAATATTGAAAATAGCACTATACATAATTTTGATCTTTATGATACTACTTTTCCAATAGAAACAGTAATATATACAAGAAGGAAATTAGAGTCTAATGAGTTAAAACTAGCTTTTTCAGATGTTGGAATCACTGTTGCCAATAATAAAATGTACCTAGGAACATTGGATAATTCCACTGAATATCTTCTTACATCTTTAAAAAATATGTATAACCTTGATTTTAATGTTAAGTTAAAAGATGTTATTATGAAAGATGAAAACTACAATGTACATATTTTAATTGATAAAGATTACTCTTTTAGATCTTATGCTATTAAGCAAGGAGAACTTTTTAAAGAGATTAAAAACTTTTTAATTCAAGAGTTTCAGTATAACTCTATTCAGAAAAAAATATTAGCTTCTATATTTAAAGAGAAAAAAAATATTATTGCAAACATGAAAAGAGGAAGAGGGATACAAACTATAATTCAAACAGTAGGATTATATTTTAAAAATATTAATGAAAGAGCTTTGTTAATAACAGATGAAAATATAAATCAAAAAACTCTATCTTGTATAGATCTAAGCAATAAATATTCAGATAATTTTGATTTTTATATTCTTTTAAATCCAACTATAGATATGATAAAAAAAGTTGCAAATAAAAGATTTTTAATAATTTCAGAGGAAAATAATCTCAATATAGAAAATATCGAGATTATTAAAGATTCTTTCTCTATTCCTGAGAATATAATCTTCTCCTCTGAAAATGAGATTTTAAATAAGCAACATATTTTCTCTAAAAAACTTACATATGAAGAGAGAAAAAACATTATAAAAAATCTTTCAAAATATAAAACTATCTATTCTACTGAAGATATTTTATGTTATCTTTAAAGTCTAAAAGAGCTACTGCAACTGTGCAATAGCTCTTTCTTTTATTCTTTATTAAATTATTCTTTAATCCATTTCTTGTAAATTGCATCAACAATAAGTCCAATAGCATTATCTCCAGATACGTTACAAGCAGTACCAAATGAGTCTTGTGTAATGTAAAGAGCAATCATTATAGCTTGAAGTTCTTCAGTTCCAAGTCCAACCATATAAAGGAATGGTAGAGCTGTCATAATTGATCCTCCAGGTGCTCCAGGAGATGCAACCATAGCTATTCCAAGAGTAGCTATAAATGGAACTACTGTATTGATTGAAATAGGAAGTCCATTCATCATACAAACTGCAGTAGCACAAGCTGTAATTGTTATCATTGAACCTGCCATGTGAATATTTGCACAAAGTGGTACAACAAAGTTACGAATCTCTTCTGATATTCCATCAGCTTTAGCACATTCAAGGTTTACAGGAATTGTTGCTGCTGAAGATTGAGTTCCTACTGCTGTTGTATATCCAGGAATTTGATTTTTTAGAAGCATAAGTGGGTTTTTCTTAGAGATTCCACCAGCTACAAAGAAAGCAAATACTAGATATAGTAGGTGCATAATAATTACAATGATAAATACTTTCCAAAGAATTCCTAATATTGCAAAAGTTTTACCTGAACGAGTCATATCTATAAAAGTTCCACAGATATATAATGGTAGGAAAGGAACTATAATAGTATGTAAAACTTTATTTATAATAGCTGAGAAATCTTTCATAAAGTCATATAGAGTATTTCCAATCTCTTTTCCTCTCATTGTAGACATACATAATCCAAGGATAAATGCAAGAAGCACTGCTGCTAATGTATCTAATATTGGAGTAACTGAAAGACTAAGATATGGAGCTACTGAAATTCCAGCTGTTTTTGCAATTCTTTCTAATGCTTTTGGATCCATAAAGCTCATAAATAAACTATTTGCTACAAAGAATGATACAGAACCTGCAATTAAAGTTGATGCATAAGAGATTGCAGCTGTGATACCAAGAAGTTTTCCTGCTCCTTGAGTCAAATCAGCAATTCCCATTGTAACAAATGCTAAAATCATCATAGGGATAACAAATTTTAAGAACATACTAAATAAGCTAGATGCTGTTACTATTAAACGCCCAACCCATTCAGGAAGATACATTCCAATAAGAATACCTAAAATGATACCAATAATTAGTTTTGGCACAAGACCAATTTTGATTTTTTGTTTTTCCATTTTTCCACCTCATATAATATTTGAATTTTAACCCTTTAAAATTCTTAACAACTTAAATAGTTTTTTCATTATTTTATAATTGACTTTATAAAATAATTTTCTTTTATGTTCGAACGCATTAACAATAATACACCAAATAAGAGAAAATTGCAAGTATTTATAATATTTTTTTTTGAAATTGAACAAAAATATTTTTTATATTTTTATAAAATAATGAAAATATATAAAATAAATTTTTTATTGAT contains:
- a CDS encoding transglycosylase SLT domain-containing protein encodes the protein MKKIFILLFFILNINIFSYNYDDYSIFIQGKNAYEQKDYITAQENFETLMRSFGYSPILKNNYAFYFIGMTYYKLGDYEKAVYYLQKAVFTYNSSFLTKESKFEKNSYLAERDYSLGDALFKIDNSELGETYLKRLDYNYYSPKASYFEKKALLLLMEKKNGFEDYYNLKFNEDLKAADKLSDDKLLKVTEYFYSQKKFDSAIYTGKKILSSTSKDSEIKEKAIIEIFKSYLREKNYKEIIDIANKYDKIIDSNILFFYKGLAYYNLKDFSRCLYSFENIKDGKYFPTALLYISGIYYSFGDYNKVITTVNKISTKNIIADILLADSYLKLKKERKFEETARKIINNYPNSYEGLFFAFILENKNMDLASHNATFKIGLIIDNFLNSTKDNSDEVFDKINYLELDKLCNISKMQNEELLKIELQNSSFVNKYSISNGVAITNILEKGKFYDLAYKNSSNYRKEFFKYRDLIKYNYPLYYKDIVDNCSTKYDIPQELIYTTMLLGSNFDREAISENSKIGLMMVPFKHTEEIDELLKPEVNIELGARKLKELLKKYNGDKLKTLIHYNFGERVVKNIKFDFDGDINLDTISNPQEKYEVQNLIITYIFYKKLYNF
- the mutL gene encoding DNA mismatch repair endonuclease MutL; the encoded protein is MGLIKVLDESVSNMIAAGEVVENPASMIKELLENSLDAGSKNIKIDVKNGGKHVIISDDGKGMSQEDLLMSVERHATSKIRKKEDLYNLFTYGFRGEALSSIAAVSKMILSSKDEESSIGSAVNVSGGKITGLKEIQRNRGTTIEIKDLFFNTPARLKFLRKTTTEYMNIKDIVIQEALGNADVAITLILDDKVSIKTTGNGLDNAVVEIFGNNVLKNCKKFSMGYLGNGSLYRSTKDSIFTFVNGRMVKSKLIENAVIDGYYTKLMKGRYPFAIIFLEIDPQEVDVNVHPSKKIVKFSDEKFIYEKILKEIENSFDRDDKFVSPTFEEKKEDNFLDFTEFSKFVPLKAENKQFEDIKVEKYEKKEINDKLVERKEENKLKEDISRALEIPQKTPIENKKIEEFEVNDSENSFNWLGKEKKEEKIIENIEEEKLIKEDIKEEKLEKKDNNFQKKNKKIDFKVLGQIFNSFILVERDGILEIYDQHIVHERILYENLKEEYSNKEVSSQQLLVPIRVLVDPRERELVFENIDSFTKFGFEIDEFGDNEILIRAVPIMNFRDSIENIFREILRNLKEDKSKDIRENIIISMSCRGAVKANEKLTQEEMEIMVEELHEIGEYTCPHGRPIIIKITMNDLEKLFKRK
- the recJ gene encoding single-stranded-DNA-specific exonuclease RecJ, translated to MRDTRWIYKNSSNDIYNNFNLDKDITTLLYNRDIINGEDIKTFLYGGVEDITSPFLLKDIDKAVERLEIAKEKGEPVWIYGDYDVDGITSVSLCYLALKELGYNVKYYIPLRDEGYGLNIEALDHIKSEGGTLVITVDCGISSHKEIAHANDIGIDIIVTDHHEINNGNPPAFAVINPKREDNEYKFKYLAGVGTAFFLISALFEKNSLKDELYKYLDIVAIGTVADIVPLLKENRIFVKEGLEHLRRSKWLGINMLIKKIFEDYETRKFNTYDIGFIIAPIFNAAGRLEDAKRAVELFIEKDHRVCSTIINELLSKNSERKEIQEDIFQKAVEKIENEKLYENAVLIVGEEGFHHGVIGIVASKILDRYYKPTIIMEIKKDEGIATASCRSIEGFNIIEAINNFSDLLLKYGGHSGAAGFSIKIENIPEFSKRLNEHAEKTISDIAFVKPIKIDKPLAFYKISYDFLDKISLLEPFGFGNSSPIFSLNNCQFDNLRLIGKDRKHIMLNIIKDGYEFKNCVWFNSDDIFEELVSLTNIDIAFKLKLETFKDKYQYKIFIEDIKESINIENSTIHNFDLYDTTFPIETVIYTRRKLESNELKLAFSDVGITVANNKMYLGTLDNSTEYLLTSLKNMYNLDFNVKLKDVIMKDENYNVHILIDKDYSFRSYAIKQGELFKEIKNFLIQEFQYNSIQKKILASIFKEKKNIIANMKRGRGIQTIIQTVGLYFKNINERALLITDENINQKTLSCIDLSNKYSDNFDFYILLNPTIDMIKKVANKRFLIISEENNLNIENIEIIKDSFSIPENIIFSSENEILNKQHIFSKKLTYEERKNIIKNLSKYKTIYSTEDILCYL
- a CDS encoding dicarboxylate/amino acid:cation symporter is translated as MEKQKIKIGLVPKLIIGIILGILIGMYLPEWVGRLIVTASSLFSMFLKFVIPMMILAFVTMGIADLTQGAGKLLGITAAISYASTLIAGSVSFFVANSLFMSFMDPKALERIAKTAGISVAPYLSLSVTPILDTLAAVLLAFILGLCMSTMRGKEIGNTLYDFMKDFSAIINKVLHTIIVPFLPLYICGTFIDMTRSGKTFAILGILWKVFIIVIIMHLLYLVFAFFVAGGISKKNPLMLLKNQIPGYTTAVGTQSSAATIPVNLECAKADGISEEIRNFVVPLCANIHMAGSMITITACATAVCMMNGLPISINTVVPFIATLGIAMVASPGAPGGSIMTALPFLYMVGLGTEELQAIMIALYITQDSFGTACNVSGDNAIGLIVDAIYKKWIKE